DNA sequence from the Brienomyrus brachyistius isolate T26 chromosome 18, BBRACH_0.4, whole genome shotgun sequence genome:
CCCCCTTCTGCCAATTGGGGCCCTGGGCAGCTGCCCGGTTTGCCAATGCCTGAATCCGACCCTGCTCAAATCAGGCATTTGCTTGGGGTCCCCCCAGATTTAGAGGCCCCCTATTGGCCACAAATAGGCActgcactaaatattaaatgaacATGTTCTTTATTTCGGAGAGGCCCAAAATGGCCAATTGAGTGAAGCCACAGAAACTACAAACTTGCCCCCATTAGTCATACTCCAGGAGAAGCAAGGCTAAGGTCAGCGCTGAAAATCTAAAAGGGACCTTGTCCCCTAAGGACATGACAACACGGCTTTGCTGACTCAGTGCCCAATAGACCAGTGTCTGCCATCCAGATGCAAGGTCGGAGGTTGTGGAACTAGAGGATTATACATGTCTGGCCTTTCATGAGCTGAGACAGCAGAATAATCATTAATTTGAAATAGTTCACATGCCACGAAGAAACAAACCATGCAATTTGGAGCCTTGTGGGTCAGCAGCTCTTGGTATGGTTGTGTAAGACAAACATAAAAACACTGCTGTCCAAAGCAAAATAAGCAACACAACCACTGCATTTCAGCATGAAGCGCCAAATGATATTTTCTTAAAGAGGGTACAAGGGTCACCCTAGACAACACGAAGAGGTCTGAATCTGAGCGCCTCTGTATAAAACATTCTGTCACTAGAGGGGGCTAGAGGTCTCATTTTATGACAGTACACGAAACCAATGTCATTTCAAGGTGGGGAAAAAGTAGAATATGATGTAATAATCTATTACATTCCCAAAAAACTAGAGTGATTTTTGGATTTTAGGCCATTACTGAATTACGTTTTTCCCAAATTCTCAATCacgagcaggcaaacacaattgattaatgcaaaaaaaaaaaaaaaaaaaaaaaacacgcacgGAGACACGCGCACAAATTATCCAATAAGACTGTTTACGATAATGTTCTATAAATTAGGGGCAGTTCATGCGAGAAAAAATGGCACTGCGACCCCAGGAGAAAGTCATACTGCCGGTGTTAGGGAAGTATCCGAACCACGCCCTTTCAACTATAGCGGCCACACCCCTAAATCTCACACATGTCCTCATTTCATGCTTTGGTCTTTCCTGCAGATTgcgatttaaataaataataataatacacaacATGTAGTCATCAAAAACGTGTAGGCTTCATCACAACAAAGTAGGCGTTTAGATGTTATGTGTAAAAGGATGGGGTGTAAACTGATTAGTCAAACCTAATCTTACAAACGGGAAACACACAACAATCGAGTTTGTAGTTCATTGGCAATtactataataattataacttaAAAGCTGCTTTCTTCATGAAGAATTGCTCGAAGTTAGCAAAATGCAGCATGCTTTGTTCAAAGGCTGCCAGCATGAATATTTAATGTTCCAGTGCACGCTGTCTGTGTGAAGGGCAAACGTAATCCTGTCGAAGGTGAGAACTTAAATCTGATCATGGGTACATTTCTCATATTTTGAAAcaggaaaaaagcaaaaatctTTCCAGACATCTGGAGATCAATCTCATCGCCCCCCTAAAACTATTACGTTTAGATCCTAGATGTTACCATCGGCAGAACCAAGCTACTTCCACGGCTCACGTCTCCAGAGATCAATATCATCTGTGCCGTGGAAGCTCTGTTTGCATCCAATTATATGCTTGGGAACTCAGAGAGGAAGCAATAATCACAGGGGTTTTGAAAGGCACTGTCCTACTTCTACATGTATGTCTGACTTGGTTTGATTTCCGAAAAAAAGAGGAGAATGACCTTTATTCTGCGGCCGTAATACAGACAGGATAAAAGAGCCCCGAATACCCACCTCGAGCGCTGGAAGGTGTGGAGACGCGTCCTGCGAACGTGTGATATAAAGACattgattttgttttgttttccttttgtcagCACATTCACTCTTTTTCCAGGCACCTGTCATCTCAGTGTGTAACCGTCCATGACAATTTCATTAATCAGAGCAAATTCGCTTGGGCGACGTCCCGATCCTCGTGCACCAAAGCTGACCAAGACGGACGTGTCCGCAGTTGTGTGATTCATAATCACAACTTATTATTTTATACGATAAATCTGTATGTTGTCACTCCTCCTTAAAGATATGACTAATGTCCAACAGTCACGCCTTTCTTCATTTTCCCCCCTTTGAGTGTTTACTCAGTTTACTTGCACACTTTTGTGGTATCATTCCTGTACCAGAATTTCAGGACGAGTCTTTAAGGTTGAATATCTCGGGTCAGAACCATCTGGAAGGTTACTGTGGAGACAGACAAAGGTGCCATGGCAACATTAGAGAGGTTACCCAGGAAACCGTGGTCGCTATGGAGACAGTAATACTCTAGGCGGGATTAGCAGCATCCAGTGGAAGGCGTGTTTTTTCGCAGGACAAATTTTTGTCGCTGTGGTCCATCTCCGAAGGACGCTTACAGACGCTAGTGCATTTTTCCTTGCACCTGCAGCCAGGTCTGGATCCAGATGTTGCCACATTGACTAGGAAAGTATCGACACATTGCCCTTAATTGAAAGTCAGGGGTGATCTGAGTGCACTCCTATCACGATGTATGGTAAAaactcttctcttcccatctTAAATAGCAAAAGAAAAATCCATATTGCTGATTAAACGCAATGGAATATCACAGATGGATCTGACACACGTGCCAGACCCATTGTGTATATTAGCACTCTTTAAAACaattatattaatttaaaattacgCGTGAGCTTTGTCTATCTAAGCATTATTCGACTGAGATTACAATTGAAGATTTTGTTTATGATCAACCGCCTCGCGTTTTTTCAGACTTTTCTCTTGCTAAAATGTTACCGatataattattaaatacaCTTCACTTACTATAAGTTAATGTCCACGTAACGATTAGATGTAAAACACTACGCAAACACCACCTTGGTagtctggaaaaaaaattaatagaaaccaGAAACGCTGACAGGTATTGCGCTTAAATCAAAGGATAGCTGGGTATCGATGATGTGATACAGAACCCAGGACCCGACCCTATGTTTTATTAATTGTTTTTATAATTGTTATTTTCTCACGATTGAATGGAGTGAATCTGGCAGCTCATGAACTCGAAAGGACACATTTAAATACCTATGGCGCTGCCTCCACACAAGACTTGCACTGACACTGACACAGCGGTATCTACACGGCTTTCTCTAACTTCTATACGTCTGTGAAAATCTTCTTGATGTTAACACAGTTCTGGTTGTTTTGCGCGCCGAAGTTAGGCTGCTTGAAGGTGCTGTTGATGCCCTCCTCGATCACCATGTACTCCGACTTGCTCAGCGAGGAGGTGCTACGCGTCTTCTTCAGCTCCTCGCTGGAGGACAGCGGCTGGCAGCTACCGACGTGCAGGTACTGCGCCTGCTCCTCACCCTCCGTCTCTCTGTGGTAGAAGTAGTTGAAGTTGGAGACGATGACCGGCACCGGAAGGGCAATGGTTAAGACGCCGGCGATGGCGCACAGGGAGCCCACGATTTTACCCCCTATGGTTACAGGGTGCATGTCCCCGTAGCCGACCGTGGTCATCGTGACCACGGCCCACCAGAAGGCATCCGGGATGCTATTGAAGCCGGAGTCCGGGTCGTCTGCCTCGGCAAAGTACACGGCGCTGGAGAAGAGAATGACCCCGATAAAGAGGAAGAAGATTAAGAGCCCCAGCTCCCTCATGCTAGCTTTTAGTGTCTGTCCCAGGATCTGGAGCCCTTTGGAGTGCCGGGACAGCTTGAAGATGCGAAAGACCCTCACTAACCTGATGACCCGGAGAATTGCTAAGGACATGGCCTGTTGCCCGTTCCCCTGCCTCTCCGCCAGCTCCGTGCCCAGCGTGATGAAATATGGGATAATGGCTACGATGTCGATAATGTTCATAATGTTTTTGGAGAACGTGGCTTTGCTGGGGCAGGCAAAGAAGCGCACCAGCAGTTCGAAGGAAAACCAGATGATGCACAGCGTTTCCACTACGAAGAACGGGTCCGAGAAGGGACTCCCGAGATAAGGCGCCGTCCCGTTTATAATGGGGGCCACGGTGGTCGTGTCTTTATCGTCCCGGAATTCGGGCAAAGTTTCCAAGCAAAAGATCACGATGGAGATCAGAATCACCAGCACCGAGACAATAGCGATGCCCCTCGCCGGACCCGAGCTCTCGGGGTATTCAAAGAGGAGCCAGACCTGGCGCTGAAATTCATTGCTGGGCAAGGGGCGCTCCTCCTCTTTGATGAAGCCCTCGTCCTCGCGAAACTTCTCCATGGCCTCCTCTCCGAGCTCGTAAAAGCGAATCTCCTCGGAGAAGATGTCAATGGGCACGTTAACGGGTCTCCGGATGCGACCTCCGGACTGGTAGTAGTAGAGGATGGCATCGAAGCTGGGTCGGTTCCTGTCGAAGAAGTACTCGTTCCTCAGGGGGTCGAAGTAGCGCATCCTCTTCTTAGGGTCCCCCAGCAGGGTTTCGGGGAACTGGGACAGAGTTTTCAGTTGCGTCTCAAATCGCAGCCCGGAGATGTTGATCACCACCCGTTCGCAGCACTCGTGGTCGGGCTCGTAGCGGTCTATGGAGTGGTGACCAGGCAGAGCTGCCGTCTCCTCCAGCATGTTATCACAAGCCACCACAGTCATGGTGTCCTGGTCGCTCTCGGTGAAGCCGTGATTGACGACGTTGTTGCCTCGGTGCTTGGCAGACGAAGGCGGAGGCGAGTGAAGAAGGCTGAGGTGGTCGTCCATACAGGTGCTTGGATGGAGGGGCAGGTGGAGCCGCGCCTCCTCCAACTAGCGCCAGTCAGCCACAGCCGccaccgccgccgccgccgccgctgaGCCGTCCTCTGTCCTCTGCCGTGCCTGCGTTTCCTCTGTCTGGTCCTCTTGCACACAGAGGCATATGAACATGCCTGCTCCCTCCCACGGCGCGCCGATCCCGGGCGCACTCCCGCCTGTCGCCCAATTGAAGCCCAAACCAACATAAACACTGAGCGCAGACGCGCGTCACCGGCGCGCCCACCATCCAGGCGCGCCCCCTTTAAACAGGCAAAGATAACTGTTGAATTAAAAAGGTTTGTAATAGTCCAAACAGTGCTTGGTACGACATAAAGTTCAGTTATATCCTATGCCAATATCGTCGGTTATTTGCTATCACAGATCCTTTTAAATGGCTGGAATTAATTTGTCTTTTTACTTTAAACACAGAAGACAGCTTCTGTCATCTTAATTTCGGTGTATTTTTTCGGTCGCCAATAAAAGAGATAAACACGACAGTAATATTTTTGGTTTTCTTTTGCTTTCACCAGCGAGCGTAACGTGTCGGTGCGTCATCGAACTTGTTTATTTCAcacttttgatgttttaatcgtGCTTATAAAAATTTTTACCAAGAAAAGCATAGAGTCTGAGTGCATACCAGCAACTATCCGTGTCGatttctgtcacacacacacacacacacatacacgcacgcacgcacacacacacacacacacacacacacacacatgcatacatacatgtatatatatggaATAATATCACAGTTGCCACACGCGGGGAGCACACGTGACACACAAAGACATGTGCCATTTCACAGAAGGGAGGTGACGTGCCCCCCCATCAATGCCACTTTGACCGATAAGAGACCAAGACGGGGATAGGGAACGAGCTGTTGCTTTTTCTATAGCCTAATAATAGCACTGCTTAACTTATGCTTAACTGCAGTCCTTTGTAAGaaatatagaaacgtattttcAACTAAATGTGCTAAATGTTGGCTAGACATGACCCGAATGCAAATACATTAATATCGCGACCTCAGTTCATTTTATCAGTGTAGTCATGCATAGTATATAGACTACTATGCTTAAGTGTTTCTGTGCTCAAACTGATACAGGAAGGTGACTGTCAGGAGATCAATGGGAGCTGTCCCCAGTGCTGAAATGACAATATTATTTCCAACCGATAACATTCCAATAACCCGATCATTGGCGAGTGGGCGTGTCCGACAGTTCATTCATAAAAATCAATGAGGAAAACGGTCTCCTTTATTCCTAAATTATATCTATCTTAAATggtatatttttaatttttacaaATACGTCTGTCGCGACAAAGAATGACCTAAAATAGCCGTATTACCGGTAAAACGCAAATAATAGCTTGGACCTGGGTAGGACGAATGAGGTCACGTCTCCTCTCAGAAGGCGACTGAGAACCGTCAAAACATATGAGGTACGACACTATTTAAAAACCGAAGTTTCAAGTTTATTTTTTAGCGACCATATATGAATGGGTGGACATTCAAAAGAAGTGCACGATTTTTATTGTGGGTGTTTCCTCCAGATCAAGTTGTGTTTGTACAGCGAGTCCGTAGCATATTACCGTGGAATGAACAGCCAAGAGAGGAAACTGGGTtttctttgtttgttatttAGCGCATGCTGTAGTTCTGAGTGATTTCCTAAGATACGATCCAGATCAAGCATAAGCCATGGGCACCAATGAAACACCGCACGATTGATGCACGTTTTCACTGCGATCCCCCTGTTTCCACATCGTGCTTTTCCCCAAAAGCTTCTGATCGAGTCGAATTCCCGTCAGCATAAAGCAAGCAGCACGCTCGGTAATTTGTTGCACGTCTTTTTATGTTTGCAATTCGTTTGCTTAGATCCgtatagcagaataagctaaatgtCAGCAATAGCTTTTCAGTATCTCAGTTCGTGCAAAATGCACTCCGTAAATAGATTGTTACAAGGGCAAATAAAGGGGTGTAATAAAATACAAAGGAAACTCAGCCGGAGATTAAAAGATGTTCAGTGATGGCTGGACATGTAACTTTTTGGCTCCGATTTAATATTAGGGCTGTGACACTTAGATGAATATTAATAAGAGGTTTAAGCAACGCTGAAATACGCTCAAGGCATTAGGCTGGGACGAAAGGCAgagtaaaatatattttatagcttGCGACCCTTTAGCTCGGCGGGCAGCGAACAAGCAGGTGGCTATCAACTTCAGTTATATTACCTTCATTACGTTCCGAAAGTAAGAGGTTAAAGACGAGGGGGACCGAATGACGGCTGTCATCTGtactgtaggctgacaggcttaGTGAACAAGTTAGAATGTGACGGGAATGATGATGCGAGCGGGGTCATCACAGGGGGGCAGAGTGGCGGACGCCTTGCAGTCCCGCAGGAGAGCAGTGGTGACGGATATGGCAGGACATGTGTCTGCTGACGAGAGGAGCAGCTGGTGAGATAGCATGTCCgccagcaccatgctgcaaggAACAACAGAGGACTCCGCCCCTCTGAGggcggtgtgtgtatgtgtgtgtgtgtgtgtctcgggGGGTCGAGGGGAAATGCTAAAATAGACTTGTATATTTATAATTGTCCAATCCTGATCCTGCTGTGTCAGACAGATAATCACCAGTGAACGACGTGGCCCCAAATGACAGTTTGGAGCATCCTGTTCCTTTCACTTCCTCTCCTGGAGACCCcagaacaccccctccccaactGATTTTGAAGAAAATTCAATACAAAtcttgacccccccccactctaccaTATACCACTCAAACAACACATTTTTGTGGGGTCCTGAGGTTTgggtctcccccccccagggtaACCGTACTAAGGAGGCAGAAGTTACTTTTTGAGTGGGTGTCCATATGAAAAATGGACCTGCCCCTGTCTACAGTGACAAAGTTGATTTGGACTCTATGGCTACACTTCACACTCTCACGAGTACGCTGGGGAAATCAGTCCTTGAACCTGCTTGACCATAACCCCGCTTGACCTTATTACTCAGCATCTTAGACCTTTACACAGCTGAAGTGGTGGGTCAAACGGCCAAGGTAACAAACCAGATCTAACTAGTTTCTTCTTGCCCTACGTGCCCACAAATCTACATTAGAGCCAGGTCTATTGCCTTTGGTATATTTGTTCAGTAATTCCGAATCCTCCAAGGACTTGTCAAGATGGactatttcattttcataacaaATATATTCATTTTTGATACAGCAGCCTAAGGCAAGCGGACAATGAAATGGAACACTGCAAGGTAGGAGCTAATGTTCAATCCTGAATGTGAGCTTTGTAACAGACCGATAAACCCGGGGAATCTGCCAGTCAAGTAATAATGAAAAGGACACTTTTTCAATGCAACCTTTTTATCAGTAACTTTTGAAAAATGACAACTGTCCTTGGAACTGACAGCTCTGCCAGGAAACACGGCATTACAGCAGAGGTAACACTAATAATTGGTGGCCAAGGACTCCTCATCCAGGCCCCGCTTCTCTTGCTTCTTTCATCTTGCTTGACTTAACGGCTGCCATCATGGAACATTCAAGTAATTTCGGTTACCTCTTTGGGGCTGACAGTGGAGGAGTCGTTAATCAGCGGCGGGATTCATTAGCATATCCGTCGCCGCGAGTGCATGCAGCTATCCGACCTTTGACCTCTTCGGAATGCCATTCCCTTCCATAAGCACGTCTTCATCCAAAGGCAGCATCCTTTGCTGAACACCATGTCCTGAGCCTCCAATGCCTCGGCCAGGAGTTACACGGCATTCTGggtaaattttatgtgcataaAAGGTGGAGGaaaacacatataaacataGTCATgtttgcacactcacacacgccaaCACGCATTCATACAAAATACACGCTCCCAAGCTTAAGGTTGCGCTCTCCATTAAGGTAGGAATAACTGCtcatatttttaaatacagATACTAGATTATCTCAAGGTGACATTCACCAAAATGAGATATTTGCTGTTTAGGAGATCAGCCTAAAGACACAATTCTTCCTTTAACCTTtcctgaataaataaatgatttgtattttttttgagCGTGTTACCTTCATAGATATTGACAAAGAAGAAATTAATATGTGGCACTAGAAGTTTTTACGGCTCCATTCTTACCTTCCATCATTTGACCGGTGTCATTTCTTAAAACAATAACTAATAAAGAGCAGCACCCATTAATGTGTGTTTACCTTGTTAAACTGGTTGAATATTTTTTCAGATAGCAACCTCACCTTGGCACAAAACATCCCATAAATCAGCAGAATTTAAGCATTATAACAGCCACTGTTTTGGGCTTCCTCAGCAGGACTTGTATACATTTCGCGGCGTGTGCTGAGACGTACCTCTTCCTCGCTCCACAATCCAGGCCAAAGAGAAGCTGTGGTGCATTAAAAGTCAAAAAAAAGGAACCAAAAAAACCCTCTGCTGGGAAATAAGCTGAGGGACAGCCGAAGGCTTTTAATGTGGATTATAAATAGTGCGGTCCAAAGTCCCTTATTAACCTGCAAAATGAGGTTACCTTGCACGGCGCGCATGGGCCGAGACGAATCGTTCGGAAAGAATGATGCAGAGCGGGGAAGCGGGCCATTTCCAGGAAGGAAAGGGCATTTCTGCAGGAAGGCCGAGGCCCAAAGTTCATGATGGGGACAGAATCAGCGCCGGTGGTCTCCAAAACCAGCGCCTCCTACTGGTAGGGAAGGTAATCGGTCGCTGATTATAGACGCCGGCGGTGGGGGCATATTTCTAGACTTGTCCCATGCTGCCATGCACGTGGGATGTCTGATTCGGTAACCAGGGTTACGGGAAGGTCATAAGGAGTGTGTGAccaccataccccccccccccagcccacccagATGGGAGGAATGACATTTATTTTCTGATGAGTCTATACAAGGACCCTGGGAATGGAACAAGGGGTCAGGGCCTGTTGATGAATTGGACTCTTGGGCCCTAGTAAATACGTCCACAGCGAATACGAGAGGCACATTTTCCAGGTCTCCATTAAGCATACTCAGTCCGCACTCTCCGGTCTATGCCTTCAGCACCCAGGTGAAAGCAATGCATTGGGAAGTGTTTACAGGACGGTGCTGTGTCATGTGAAGAAGAAGTATGTCCTTCTGTTCCTGCTTGGTTGGGGGAGGAGCATGTGTGTTGTTGGTTGAGGCACAAAGCTAATaaacactcatttgcaggaatgTAAACTCACACTTGTTCCTGGCAGCTGCTGGGCACTTTGAGGAGGATCAGGGTTTATAAAGGGATGATAACTAAACAACCAACGCTTAGACGaccgtaataataataacaacaacagatTCTTCATTGATcctcatggggaaattgtctttacggcTCCCCAAAGTTGCTCTCAGTTGGTGAGAACAAGCTGACTGCAACAGCCAGCCGCCCATAGCAAAGCCCAGAGAGCTGAATTATGTCAATTTGTAGTTTTTCGTTGTTGTTCCATTTTGCCTATACACTGGCTTGGACAACGAGCACTGCATTGATGTggattgccccccaccccaccccactgccACCACCCCCCCGGGATGATATGACCACCCCAGGCAGAAGTTGCTTTCACTGTAAATATGGCTGATGACCCTTGACCTGAACCATCAAAATGAGGTTTAGAACAGTAAAATAAAGTAAAGCGTGCAAAGCATTTCTGAAATTCTTTTCACCCAAGAAAATGCCCagaaaggacccccccccccccccccaacaacatTTTCTTGAACAGAAATCATTACTCTGATCTCACTGACCGGGATGGCGATCCGAAAAAGTCACGGCCGGATGGAGCTCGTTATCACGCTCGCTGTCGAcggctgccccccaccctcctgtAATTAGGTTTAGTCACCAAGGAAATGGGAACATCTGTCCTGCCTTTGGGCTCCACTGCAGGCAAAACAAACAGGCTGCACGCAGCGTGCGTGACAGGAATGGACGGTAGGCACGGTGCACGACAAAACACCTGCATTTAATTTTTATGCCATAACTCTACTTTGATTGAAGATTCTTTATTCCATATCAGCAATCAGTAACGCCATACATTGATAATCCTATTCTGCTTGTCATATTGctgttaattattattatgagaTAGAATAAATCCTCTGTAATGCATAAAAACAGCTCCTGCTAACAAATGTGAAAAAACCAGGATGAACATTTTCACTGCACAATGCAGTGTGATTTTGGGTTGGGTGGGGGACGTAAGAAGGACCATAATTCACACAGAGGCTGCACTctggggaccaatcagcttccaGCTGGTGCCAGTGGCCCTGTGGCCTCACTTCTGTATACATGTCTGATCAATAACACCTATTCTTCTCAGATGGTTGGAAATCATGTCGTGCCTGTAATACAACAGCGACTCCCATTGTGGGATGAGAATGGGACACTAGGCTTTAAAGCCCAAAAGCTTGACCTCACGGTCGACCAAGTGCAGATAACCTGCTTCGCAGCATCACTGACGCTCTGATCACATAACCTCATCATTTCTGCCTTGGATGTGAGCTTTGTTTACGTTTCATAAGCACCGGCCAGCTTCATCGTAATCAGGCAACGCCGGAGTCTTGGAATTTGGCCCCAGCTGTAATTCTCAGTCTGACTTCGGAGTACGTTCGAGATTTAATAGAAGCTATTGAGGGGGACAAAAGGCTGTGAAAGAGTCTTTCATCCATTATAGATGAAGCTGTACAACAAGAATAACTGGAGGGAAGAAAACCAGGCTTTTGAAAGTCAAGGTTTTCCTTTGGGAACTTTAGCCATCAGTCAGTACACAAACGTACAGGTACACACATAGGTACCACTGTTACACATGTTTAGTAATATGTAAACTACAAAGAAGTCGTAAAAATAACATGTGTCATTATTAggggaggggcggcatggtggtgcagtggttagcactgtcgcctcacacctctgggacccgggttcgagtctccgcctgggtcacatgtgtgcggagtttgcatgttctccccgtgtcgtcgtggggtttcctccgggtactccggtttccccccacagtccaaaaacatgctgaggctaattggagttgctgaattgcccgtaggtgtgcatgtgtgagtgaatggtgtgtgagtgtgccctgcgatgggctggccccccatcctgggttgttccctgcctcgtgcccattgattccgggataggctccggaccccccgcgacccaataggataagcggtttggaaaatggatggatggatggattattagggGAAGGGGAATGAGaatttatttcaattaaaataaagaaaatactgAAAAATAATATGTAGCAGTTGACTACGCATGGTATCCTtgagcagaaaaaaaatgtttagatATTTAgggtatagtatagtatagtatgacATAGTATGACATAgtacagtatagtatagtatagtatgacATAGCATAgtacagtatagtatagtatgacATAGTTCAGTACAgtatagtacagtacagtatagtatagtatagtatagtatagtatagacGTTCTGTAGAACTCTTAAAAAGTCGCTTTCAGGTCACCATTTTGTGGCTAAAGATCCTATTTACAATTTCAGCTTTAGCAGATTAAATATTAACTGTTGTTTAAGGAGCATCTTTCAAAACAAAAGTGCGTATCATCATGTGCAAATTATTCACAAGGCTTCACCAGCTGGTACCGGGGGCTGCATGTGGGAGACTGCAGGAACAGACGAGTCGAACCCGTGCCGGAATCCCTAAAGAGCCCTGAGGTTGAGGCCTGCAAGCCGGCGTGTGGCAAGTGCCCGGGCTCTCCTCTACCCTGTCCAGGGAGGCTCCAGCATGGAAGCGGAGGAGAGGGAAATCCATGTGCAGCTGTCACAGTTATAAATGGTGCTATGATCTGCTCGTCCTCTCTGTCCCGGAAGCCTGCCTCTCCAGTGCAGTATGTTACACTCCT
Encoded proteins:
- the LOC125713462 gene encoding potassium voltage-gated channel subfamily A member 3; the protein is MDDHLSLLHSPPPSSAKHRGNNVVNHGFTESDQDTMTVVACDNMLEETAALPGHHSIDRYEPDHECCERVVINISGLRFETQLKTLSQFPETLLGDPKKRMRYFDPLRNEYFFDRNRPSFDAILYYYQSGGRIRRPVNVPIDIFSEEIRFYELGEEAMEKFREDEGFIKEEERPLPSNEFQRQVWLLFEYPESSGPARGIAIVSVLVILISIVIFCLETLPEFRDDKDTTTVAPIINGTAPYLGSPFSDPFFVVETLCIIWFSFELLVRFFACPSKATFSKNIMNIIDIVAIIPYFITLGTELAERQGNGQQAMSLAILRVIRLVRVFRIFKLSRHSKGLQILGQTLKASMRELGLLIFFLFIGVILFSSAVYFAEADDPDSGFNSIPDAFWWAVVTMTTVGYGDMHPVTIGGKIVGSLCAIAGVLTIALPVPVIVSNFNYFYHRETEGEEQAQYLHVGSCQPLSSSEELKKTRSTSSLSKSEYMVIEEGINSTFKQPNFGAQNNQNCVNIKKIFTDV